Part of the Anopheles gambiae chromosome 3, idAnoGambNW_F1_1, whole genome shotgun sequence genome is shown below.
AACGGAACAGCGGATACATGTTGCCCCAaaacatacacgcacgcacgcaggaGGAAACGAGAAACTAAAAAGAATCGTTTTAAGTTGTAGCTCGATGGAACTGGAGCAGAGAAGCAACTTGGAAACAGTGCGGACAGCAAGGCGGACCATACCTAGACATGTAGTTCAAGAAGGTGCCAACACTCACAATACGGATTGTAATATATTTGCCCAATACATGCAGCGCACGCACTAAGAGTAAAACATCCAACAGAACATGGTCCACAGGTCTTTTAAGCTACTAACAATTACGGAGAAGAAAGACTAATTTAGAGCCTAGAGAAAAGCGGACTGATCTTGCTATCTAatggatataaaaaaaagaacaaaacgaaaGGGATATCAAAATGATACAAGCGTGATTGTCAAATAGAAAGTGGGAAAGAATTCTAAAATGAAAAGGATAGGAAAGGATAGAAATCGTAAAAGTGCATCATAATTTGGTGAAAATGTTTTGGTGGaaatttttgctctttttgggaacgttattatttatgaaatattcagAATTCAGTTTTTGGGGTTTTGCCTtatatttttctgttttggttTGCAATGTTTAGTCTTATTCGGTcttattttatcaaaattgttctaacaaacaaaaaggtaaaaatggtaacaaaaaaaggatacatCAGCTCTTATTCATATAGGTTTATAGGTAGGACTCGCTTTATGGATTTTTGCTCAAATAATGGCAAAGATAGTTTGCCATCGTTAGGTGttcttttcgtttgttttactaGAGGGTTTGCTATCGATCGTAACACCGCCAAGGGACACGGTTACGTCTCGTCGCTAGTCAACTCCATTCACTAGAGTGCGATAGGATTGACTCACGACGACACGTGTCCCATTCGGTATTGGGCTAAATCGCAAATCTTGGTAAAGCACCTGAAAAGATTTAAACACAGGAAGAAAGGAACAAAGAAGCagagagtgagtgtgtgagagagagagaggggaaacACTTACGAATGTATAAATAGGGAGGGTTCTGTTTGGAAATTATCTTGTTTCTTACTTTCTGGTTTGGGGGAACAACAGACACAGTCGTGCCTCCGGAGCGTCCAGATAGAGTGACTAGAGCGGTACTAGTGGTAGATTTTAATAGCTATTTAATCCGTTCTGTTCTGCTGTCCAGTGAGTGGGCGACAGCGCAGGGGAACGGTAGATTTAAGTGAAATcgttctctctcacacactctttctgtctctcttaCTGGTTCCTGTTAGCTTCTTCATCCATTCCTAAAAGCGCAGGACGTTAGATAGTTTAGCTAGGGGGAAGGAAACGCCAGCATACGAAGTTCGGATATTCAGAGATTCAGGAGGATCGTTAAGTGTATAGTGCAGGATAGAGGCGGCAGGCCACCCTCCCACCCGATGAGGGAGCACCGATCGGACCGTGTCCCGCTTTACGGTGTACCGCTTTGCGGAAGGATTTGCGTTTTAAAATTTCCAACTAtgcgtttgtttcttttattaacAAACTTTCAAtatacaattattattattaataatgtAGTTTAGATGTTTAGATAGGCAACCAGCAAACCAGCAAATAAAATCTAGAGATCTAATGAAACAATACAATTCAACATTTATGGTGgtcgtgcgtttttttttcttctttttgcgaACCCACACTCGAAGCAACACTGCATGATGACACACTGACTAATGCCATGGTTGGGCACTAATTGCGGAACTATGGGCGGAGGGGGATCATGGGgaaagaaagataaaaagtTATGGTCTAACTGGGTTGGGAGGATAACATCGAAGGGACCAAGAAGCAGGctcgattccgattcctgGATCGACAACAGAGCGACGGAGGGATCTGGAACGGTAGAAAAGATCATCAAAAATCTTTCATTCTACCACTACAAATGTTATCTTCTTTTAGTAAGATCTCACCATCGTTGCTTTAAAATCCACATCAACACGTGGCTTATTTGTGTAGCTTCACCACAATCGTCTCCAGAGGGTTTATTTCAAACCGATCGAAGTAAACACGCTCGTGCTTTAGCGATGATCCTGCCACGATTTCTCCACTGTAGAACATGGCCGTCAGATCGAGCGAGACCCGTTTCGGGCCCAGATTTGCCACCGTAGCGAACGAGTTCCGCCGTGGATACCAGCGCTGTATGACGAGGATTTCGTTCTGGTTCGATTTGATATCCGTGTTCGGTAGCATCTGTCCCTCCTTGACGACCGCGTTCTGGTAGATCGAGGGTGATCGTTTCCGCAGCGCGATCGCTTCAATCACGTAGTCCAGATGGTGCAGCGAAGCGGAAGCACTGCGCGGAAGCCATGGCAACGAACCGCGGCTTGTGAACTGATTCTGTGCACTGTCCCATACCATCGCGGCCAGATGATGCAGATGCTGCGTATCGACATGTTCTCCCTTAGGATCGTTTGCTTCTTCGAGTGAAATTTCATCCCCATAGAAGATGCTGGGCGTACCGGGGAGCGTTAGCTCCATCAGTGTAGCAGCTAGGGTCGCGTTCGGACTAAGACCGGACGTAAGTCGACGCTCGGATACACTGCCAAGGCTCCAGTGTATCCAGGGGTGGTCGACACCACGCAACAGCCGGCCCTGGATCGCATCCTGTACCCTGCTCGCTATCCCATCCGTACCATTGCTCACGTCCAGATACACATCCACCAGATCCACCTGCGACAGCACATCGCGCACAGTGCGCTCGGGCAGCTGCTCAACGAACTTCTGTCCCACCATCAGTATACGATCGGGGCCGAGCAGATACTTCCACTCCTTCACGTTCTCCACCAGCAGCGGATCGTCGGCAAAGTGCTCGAGACCCTTCACGTAGAACCCGTCCACACCGGTGCGCGTTAGCCAGAAGCGAAGCACGTCGGACACGACCGTACCGGACTCTGGCTTCGTTGTGATCGAGCGGGACAGTCGCAGAAATTCGCTCGTGATCATATCACCGTCGGTGCGGTTCGGCAGCCGATCGAGATCGATCGTCGGTGGGCTAAGATGCTCCAGGAACGGATGAATGGGTAGGTCCAGCACGAGCGAGATGTTGCGCTCGTGCAGTGTGGCTGCCAGCTTCTGTACGTCCTCCACCTTGCCGAGCACTTCGTCCACATCCAACAGCGAGGTAACTTCCTGGAAGTGGTCCGGATAGTGTTTGCTGGGAAAGATCGAGTTTAGCCGTACCGCACCGATGCCGAGCGTTTTGAAGTACTCTGCACGTCCAATCAGACCACGGATGTCACCGAGACCGTCGTCATTCGTGTCC
Proteins encoded:
- the LOC3291907 gene encoding amino acid transporter heavy chain SLC3A1, which produces MNHLQISTDPTLLGADLLPESLTTSPSVSTFLPEEDASTCLLLPETPSPPLDFSHPLTPSMGNATDNHVRDSVTGDDDQAAETSSSSGSSGIGMVAPVGAGAGNLFSHNSYQHLRKKSDVVKAGQDGSMHHAASLGIAVTKDMPGFVHWNWPLIRKCTFFVFLALIVAMVGIVVAMIATLPKSCNPPATWYKGSVFYEVFPASFQDTNDDGLGDIRGLIGRAEYFKTLGIGAVRLNSIFPSKHYPDHFQEVTSLLDVDEVLGKVEDVQKLAATLHERNISLVLDLPIHPFLEHLSPPTIDLDRLPNRTDGDMITSEFLRLSRSITTKPESGTVVSDVLRFWLTRTGVDGFYVKGLEHFADDPLLVENVKEWKYLLGPDRILMVGQKFVEQLPERTVRDVLSQVDLVDVYLDVSNGTDGIASRVQDAIQGRLLRGVDHPWIHWSLGSVSERRLTSGLSPNATLAATLMELTLPGTPSIFYGDEISLEEANDPKGEHVDTQHLHHLAAMVWDSAQNQFTSRGSLPWLPRSASASLHHLDYVIEAIALRKRSPSIYQNAVVKEGQMLPNTDIKSNQNEILVIQRWYPRRNSFATVANLGPKRVSLDLTAMFYSGEIVAGSSLKHERVYFDRFEINPLETIVVKLHK